The following coding sequences lie in one Haladaptatus sp. DJG-WS-42 genomic window:
- a CDS encoding SDR family NAD(P)-dependent oxidoreductase: MSLAAKNRIVVITGANEGIGYHMLTSLLESGYRVAGLDINGEHILSLQKTHPEQVRFVACDVTADDAVETAIEEIIDDWGRIDILVNNAAIFNFAPFEAQSLADTKREFEVNYFGYIRMIHAVLPHMRARNEGIIHNVSSGAGLVGHPGLTGYASTKGAIEALVRSLRLELQHENVSCTLMHPPLSNTESAAELGYPESLLSDPADVGRKLAAQIESTDQVITADWQTKIGLYLSQRIPYLVKKGTERFVTPAK; the protein is encoded by the coding sequence ATGTCGTTGGCTGCGAAAAACCGAATCGTCGTTATCACCGGGGCGAATGAGGGCATTGGCTACCACATGCTCACATCACTCCTCGAAAGCGGCTACCGCGTTGCTGGGCTGGATATCAACGGCGAACACATCTTGTCACTTCAGAAAACTCACCCAGAGCAGGTTCGTTTCGTTGCGTGTGATGTGACCGCAGATGACGCGGTTGAAACAGCAATCGAGGAGATAATCGACGACTGGGGGCGCATTGATATTCTCGTCAATAACGCCGCGATATTCAATTTCGCGCCCTTTGAAGCCCAGTCGCTTGCCGACACGAAACGCGAATTCGAGGTGAACTACTTCGGCTACATTCGGATGATTCACGCCGTCTTGCCACACATGCGAGCCCGAAATGAGGGCATCATCCACAACGTGAGCTCCGGGGCGGGTCTCGTTGGCCATCCCGGACTCACTGGCTACGCTTCAACAAAGGGTGCAATCGAAGCACTTGTCCGGTCTCTGCGACTGGAACTGCAACATGAAAACGTCTCGTGTACGCTGATGCACCCACCGCTTTCGAACACTGAGTCGGCAGCGGAACTTGGATATCCAGAATCACTGTTAAGTGATCCCGCTGATGTGGGCCGGAAATTGGCTGCACAAATCGAATCGACTGATCAAGTAATAACCGCTGATTGGCAAACGAAAATCGGACTGTATCTCTCTCAACGCATCCCATACTTGGTGAAAAAGGGGACTGAGCGATTCGTCACCCCTGCAAAATAA
- a CDS encoding site-specific integrase, translated as MPENTLEPISPRDAYDWYLDAQTQEYSTNTIYAHKSRLGHFLRWCDQTGIDNMNQIDGRKVERYKTWRQREGGLNKVSLRTQTSTLKVFLSWCASIDAVHPHVAENVRVPSVSKREKKRTKDADPEQILAALDYLRKFHYATNKHVALTLLWETAMRTGGLHSLDFGDYYPRKAYLKLKHRPETGTTLKNGESGERPVALNDRTCNLLDDYLENTREPTQDKYGRDPLITTSFGRAAKGTIRMWTYKYTQPCRIGLECPGGRNPDVCEARQEHEQCATCPYNYHPHALRGASITHHLNDGWPVNNLSERVDASPEVINDHYDEPTDGDRLDRQWRFMDEHS; from the coding sequence ATGCCCGAAAATACTTTGGAGCCTATCAGCCCACGAGACGCCTACGACTGGTATCTCGACGCACAGACCCAAGAGTACAGTACCAACACCATCTACGCCCACAAATCCCGACTGGGTCACTTCCTGCGCTGGTGTGACCAAACCGGGATTGACAACATGAACCAGATAGACGGCAGGAAGGTCGAGCGATACAAAACGTGGCGGCAGCGAGAAGGGGGGTTGAACAAAGTGAGCCTGCGTACCCAGACCTCAACGCTCAAAGTGTTCTTGAGCTGGTGTGCGAGCATCGACGCAGTTCACCCGCATGTCGCAGAGAACGTCCGGGTTCCCTCCGTCAGCAAACGAGAGAAGAAACGGACGAAGGACGCAGACCCAGAGCAGATACTGGCCGCCCTTGACTACCTGCGAAAGTTCCACTACGCGACTAACAAGCACGTAGCGCTCACCTTGCTCTGGGAAACCGCGATGCGAACAGGTGGGTTACACAGCCTCGACTTCGGGGACTACTACCCCCGGAAAGCGTACCTGAAGCTCAAGCACCGACCTGAGACAGGAACCACGCTCAAGAATGGAGAGTCAGGAGAGCGACCAGTTGCACTGAATGACCGGACGTGCAACCTGCTGGATGACTACCTTGAGAACACGCGGGAACCCACGCAGGACAAGTACGGACGAGACCCGCTCATCACCACGTCGTTCGGACGGGCCGCAAAGGGGACTATCCGAATGTGGACGTACAAGTACACCCAGCCATGTCGTATCGGGCTTGAGTGTCCGGGCGGACGCAACCCAGACGTGTGCGAAGCTCGGCAAGAACACGAACAATGTGCTACCTGCCCGTACAACTACCATCCGCACGCTCTCAGGGGCGCAAGCATCACCCACCACCTGAATGACGGGTGGCCCGTGAATAACCTCTCAGAGCGCGTGGACGCCTCTCCAGAGGTCATCAATGACCACTACGATGAACCGACGGATGGAGACCGTCTCGATAGACAGTGGCGGTTCATGGACGAACACAGCTGA
- a CDS encoding DHH family phosphoesterase, whose amino-acid sequence MSTGITMASMSSYAILGCGSVGHAVAEELVDEGKEVLILDQDPGRVEALRDQDLNAKTADIREEDVIAELDETDVILILSSDVAANREAVENIRERGGEQFIVVRASDPVSADELTKAGADVVINPSSVIADSALRALESGELEYKAEQLAEVIDDTESKMAIITHDNPGPDSIASAVALQAIASARGVEADILYDGEIGHQENRAFVNLLGIDLVSRDGVNLDDYDTIALVDHAKAAENAVDVEADIFIDHFEPDPEYDAAFMDVRPNVSSTSTILTKYVQEFDLTLGKEVATALLYGIRAETLDFKRDTTPADLTAAAYLYPFADHDTLEQVESPSMSPETLDVLAEAIRNRDVKGSHLVSNAGFIRDRDALTQAAQHLLNLEGITTTAVFALDDDTIYLAARSKDIRLNIRNVLQDAFGELGEATGHSTDANVSIPLGIFTGIETTESNRDTLLQLVEEAVRRKLFQAMGVEGASSSSESGNGN is encoded by the coding sequence ATGAGTACAGGCATCACGATGGCTTCGATGTCGTCCTACGCGATTCTTGGCTGTGGTAGCGTCGGGCACGCCGTCGCAGAGGAGTTGGTGGATGAGGGGAAGGAGGTTCTCATCTTAGACCAAGACCCCGGACGCGTCGAGGCCCTGCGTGACCAGGATTTGAACGCGAAAACCGCAGACATTCGCGAAGAAGACGTCATCGCAGAGTTAGATGAGACGGACGTCATTTTGATTCTCTCTTCAGACGTGGCCGCAAACCGGGAAGCCGTAGAGAACATCCGCGAGCGCGGCGGCGAGCAGTTCATCGTCGTCCGTGCCTCAGACCCCGTTTCGGCGGATGAACTCACGAAAGCCGGTGCGGACGTTGTCATCAACCCGTCTTCTGTCATCGCGGATTCCGCCCTGCGCGCTCTCGAAAGCGGCGAACTCGAATACAAAGCCGAACAGCTCGCCGAAGTCATCGACGACACGGAGTCGAAGATGGCGATTATCACCCACGATAACCCCGGTCCCGACTCCATCGCGAGCGCGGTTGCCCTTCAGGCAATTGCGAGCGCCCGCGGCGTCGAAGCCGACATTCTTTATGATGGCGAAATTGGCCACCAAGAGAACAGAGCCTTCGTCAACCTGCTCGGCATCGACCTCGTCTCCCGTGACGGAGTCAACCTCGATGACTACGACACCATCGCGCTCGTAGACCACGCGAAAGCTGCGGAAAACGCGGTGGACGTCGAAGCCGACATTTTCATTGACCACTTCGAACCTGACCCTGAGTACGATGCAGCGTTCATGGACGTGCGCCCGAACGTCTCTTCGACCTCCACGATTCTCACGAAGTACGTCCAAGAGTTCGATTTAACGCTCGGCAAGGAAGTCGCCACGGCGCTGCTCTACGGGATTCGCGCTGAGACGCTCGATTTCAAGCGCGATACGACGCCCGCAGACCTGACCGCCGCGGCCTATCTCTATCCGTTTGCTGACCACGACACGCTCGAACAGGTCGAGTCGCCGAGCATGAGCCCCGAGACGCTCGACGTGCTTGCAGAAGCCATCCGGAATCGTGACGTGAAAGGCAGTCATCTCGTCTCGAACGCTGGCTTCATCCGCGACCGCGATGCCCTCACGCAAGCCGCCCAACACCTCCTCAACTTAGAGGGTATCACGACGACTGCGGTGTTCGCCTTGGACGACGACACCATCTACCTCGCTGCCCGGTCGAAGGACATCCGGCTGAACATCAGAAACGTCCTCCAAGATGCCTTTGGCGAACTCGGCGAGGCGACGGGTCACTCGACCGACGCCAACGTCTCGATTCCACTCGGCATCTTCACGGGTATCGAAACGACCGAAAGCAACCGTGACACCCTCCTCCAACTCGTTGAAGAAGCCGTCCGCAGAAAGCTCTTTCAGGCGATGGGGGTCGAAGGAGCCAGCAGTAGCAGTGAAAGCGGAAACGGAAATTAG
- a CDS encoding PRC-barrel domain-containing protein, with protein sequence MDAMPQEITSLVGREVYSNNGVFVGEVEDIRLDLDQEVVTGLALSQLNTDLFRNRLEGHRGVIIPYRWVRAVGDVVLINDVVERLRQPEEDDEIAA encoded by the coding sequence ATGGACGCAATGCCGCAAGAAATTACGAGCCTTGTCGGCCGCGAAGTCTACTCCAACAACGGGGTGTTCGTGGGTGAGGTCGAGGATATTCGACTCGATCTCGACCAAGAGGTTGTGACGGGGCTCGCGCTGAGTCAGCTCAACACCGACCTGTTCCGAAACCGGCTCGAAGGGCACCGTGGGGTCATCATTCCGTACCGCTGGGTACGCGCTGTGGGCGACGTGGTGCTCATCAACGACGTCGTAGAACGTCTGCGCCAACCAGAAGAAGACGACGAAATCGCGGCCTAA